A region of Lycium barbarum isolate Lr01 chromosome 3, ASM1917538v2, whole genome shotgun sequence DNA encodes the following proteins:
- the LOC132634143 gene encoding ornithine decarboxylase-like, protein MTSTDFGKNRVHKIAKDGMTDLIRSIAEKHHEAGQPFYVLDLATIEKLMHKWNHSFPNVKPFYAVKCNSEPALLTKLANLGANFDCASLLEIDTVLSLGISPNQIIFANPCKAISHIKHAAAVGVNLTTFDSKLEVDKIKKWHPKCHLLLRIKAPSDSGSLRPLGKKFGVLAEEIDSLLHYACNVAVLKVVGVSFHVGSIAQDPSIYYEAIAGARAVFDAADYLGIPKMQILNIGGGFRSTPLFEEIASVVNEAIQSYFPEPNLTIIAEPGRFFPETAFTLVTHVIGKRARGEKIEYWIDEGIYGSFRPTLYNSCFVDIKPLSVKGSEESSQKCESTIYGPSCDSLDAVAIDIKLPELQLDDLIVFYNMGAYSKCAGTKFNGFDTLSTPTYLVNTTSS, encoded by the coding sequence ATGACGTCCACAGATTTTGGTAAAAATCGTGTGCACAAAATAGCAAAAGATGGGATGACGGATTTAATCCGCTCAATTGCTGAAAAGCATCATGAAGCAGGCCAGCCATTTTATGTACTGGATTTGGCCACAATTGAAAAGCTTATGCACAAATGGAACCATTCTTTTCCAAATGTAAAGCCTTTCTATGCTGTCAAGTGCAACAGTGAACCTGCACTTCTTACCAAACTAGCCAACTTGGGTGCTAACTTTGATTGTGCTAGCCTACTCGAGATTGACACTGTCTTAAGTCTCGGAATAAGTCCAAACCAAATCATATTTGCTAACCCGTGCAAGGCTATTTCACACATCAAGCACGCAGCCGCTGTCGGGGTCAATCTCACAACCTTTGATTCCAAGCTCGAAGTTGACAAGATCAAGAAATGGCACCCAAAATGCCATTTGTTGCTCCGAATTAAAGCCCCCAGTGATAGTGGCTCCTTGCGCCCCCTCGGGAAAAAATTCGGTGTGCTGGCGGAAGAAATTGACTCCCTCCTGCATTACGCTTGTAATGTGGCCGTCCTAAAAGTTGTAGGCGTTTCATTTCACGTGGGATCTATTGCACAGGATCCCAGCATTTATTATGAGGCGATCGCTGGTGCCAGGGCCGTGTTTGATGCCGCTGATTATCTTGGAATTCCTAAAATGCAAATTTTAAACATTGGTGGGGGATTTAGATCGACCCCATTGTTCGAGGAAATAGCTAGTGTAGTAAATGAAGCAATCCAAAGTTATTTCCCGGAGCCTAATTTAACAATAATTGCAGAGCCAGGACGATTTTTTCCTGAAACGGCTTTTACGTTAGTCACACATGTGATTGGTAAAAGAGCTAGAGGTGAGAAAATAGAATATTGGATTGATGAAGGTATTTATGGATCATTTAGGCCAACACTTTATAACAGCTGCTTTGTGGATATCAAGCCACTTTCAGTGAAGGGATCAGAAGAATCTAGTCAAAAATGTGAATCGACCATTTATGGACCAAGCTGTGATTCCTTGGATGCAGTGGCCATAGACATAAAATTGCCGGAGCTTCAATTGGATGATTTGATAGTGTTCTATAACATGGGTGCATACTCAAAATGTGCAGGAACCAAGTTCAACGGATTTGATACGTTATCCACACCTACCTATCTCGTTAACACCACTTCTAGCTAA